In the Bombiscardovia apis genome, GCCAGGTGTCCGAGCATGCCCTGGACCCCCGCCAAACGCTCGTAGACGTAGGGTTAGGGGAGCGGTTGAGTAACTTCCCCTCACAACTTTCCGGTGGCGAACAGCAGCGAGTGGCTATAGCCCGCGCTCTGGCCAAGAATCCTGATCTGCTCTTATGCGACGAGCCTACCGGTGCTTTGGATTATCAGACCGGCAAGCAAATCCTCTCCCTGCTACAAGAGACCTGCCGCACCAGAGGTATAACCGTGCTGGTTATCACGCATAACTCCGCTATTTCACCAATGGCAGATAGGCTGATTCGTTTTCGCTCAGGTCAAGTCACTGAAATCACAGAGAATGCGCATCCACAGCCA is a window encoding:
- a CDS encoding ABC transporter ATP-binding protein; translation: MAYIDFQAVTKTYGSGESVIHALDAASFSVEQGQLAVVLGASGAGKSTALNILGGMDRASEGTVLVNGRNITEATDKQLTDYRRTGTGFVFQYYNLVPNLTALENVELASQVSEHALDPRQTLVDVGLGERLSNFPSQLSGGEQQRVAIARALAKNPDLLLCDEPTGALDYQTGKQILSLLQETCRTRGITVLVITHNSAISPMADRLIRFRSGQVTEITENAHPQPVAQIEW